The DNA sequence TATGAGGCCATCCCACAGCATATTAACAGCACCATTGTGGACCTTcgtttgaatgaaaacaaaatcaaaagcatCCATTATTCTGCTCTTAGTCGCTTTGCCAACTTGACCTACCTGAACCTGACAAAGAATGAAATCTCCTACATCGAGGACGGGGCCTTTTCTGCTCAGTTTAACTTACAAGTCCTGCAAATGGGCTTCAACAAGTTGCGCAACCTGACAGAGGGAATCCTCAGGGGTTTAGGAAAGCTGCAATACCTCTACCTCCAGGCAAACCTGATAGAGACTGTGACACCCAATGCCTTTTGGGAATGCCCCAACATAGAGAACATTGACCTCTCCATGAACCGAATCCAACAGTTAGACGGTTCCACGTTTACCAGTCTGAATAAACTGACCACCTGCGAGCTGTACACCAATCCTTTCAACTGCTCATGTGAATTACTTGGTTTTGTCAAATGGCTCTCGGTTTTCCCAAACAGGACGAACGAGCGGATGGTCTGCGACTCCCCACCCGGCGTCTCCGGTTTTAGTTTACTGAGCCAGAATCCGAACAATCCGACATATCGAAACGCACTCCACATGCTCAAAACTGTGTGCACGGATGACTATGTGACGCCATTTATTGCTTTGCCCACTGACTCTTCAACGCCCCCACCAGACTCAACACTCTGCGGGCTGGAAGACTGTCCATCAGGCACAGAACCAGATGACATTACCATCAGTGCGACCTACAGCACCGTGGAAGTAACCCCTCAGATGAAAGTGAAGCAAGTAACGAATACAGGTGCCACCATCACAGTTCAGATCCCCCATCCTTTCAAAAAGATGTACATCCTCATTCTGTACAACAACAGCTTCTTCACAGAAATTCGAAATCTAAGAGATATCACGGAGGATATCGAACTGAAAAACCTTAAACCCCACACTAACTACACATACTGTGTGGCTTCAATACGAAACTCCCTTAGACACAACCACACTTGTCTGACTGTCACCACAGGCCCTCGGGCTGAGAAGGACAGAGCTGTAAACAATGCAACTGCCACTCATTATATTATGACAATTTTAGGCTGCCTCTTTAGCATGGTCATTTTTCTTGGGGTGGTCTACTATTGCTTGCGAAGAAAGCGTCAGCAAGatgaaaagcacaaaaaagCAGGTACCCTGAAGAAAAATATAATGGAACTTAAGTATGGACAAGAAATGGAAGGGGGGACTATTTCCCGAATGTCGCAGAAGCAGCTGTTGGCTGGGGAGAGCATGGCCCGTATGCCGTACCTACCATCTGCTGCTGAAATGGAGCAGTACAAATTTCAAGAGATAAGTGATACTCCTAAAATGATGAAGGGAAATTACATGGAGGTGCGAAGTATGGAACACCATGAACGCAGGGAGTGTGACATGGGAATGCCCGGGAACAGCCAGGGGTCGGTGGCAGAGATTTCCACCATTGCAAAAGAGGTGGATAAAGTCAATCAGATAATTAACAACTGTATAGATGCTCTAAAGTCAGAATCCACCTCTTTTCAAGGAGTGAAATCCGGAGCCGTGTCGACAGCAGAGCCTCAGCTCGTACTAATATCCGAACACCCACAGAATAAGTCCAGCCTGCTGTCGCCAGTGTACACGGACAGCTACCATCATTCTCTGCAGAGGCATCGGACCTCTGATGTCTCACCAAAGAGGCCCAGCACTGCCACAGGAGGGCCCATGCGAAGCCCCAGGCCTTATCGCACTGAATCCAAGTACATAGAGAAAACCTCCCCAACGGGAGAGACCATCCTCACTGTAACACCTGCTGCCACCATCCTGAGGGCTGAGGCGGAGAAGATCCGCCACTACAGTGACCACCGGCACTCGTACCCCGATGCTCAGATAGAGGAGCTGGAAGGACCCGACGGCCACAAGTCCTCCATGCTGGACCCGCTCACTCACACCCGCTCCAGAGACTTAGCGTACTCCCAGCTGTCATCTCAGTATCACAATCTAAGCTATTCTTCCAGTCCCGAGTACTACTGCAAACCTTCACATAGCATCTGGGAGCGGTTCAAACTCCACCGGAAACGGCACAAAGATGATGAGTACATGGCTGCAGGGCATGCACTGCGGAAGAAAGTCCAGTTTGCAAAGGATGAGGACCTGCACGATATTTTAGACTACTGGAAAGGAGTGTCAGCCCAACAGAAATCATAACCACtttagatgtttttaaaatggacCACACGTTGCAGAAATGACACAAGAACTTCATCTGACTATTGAATCAATGGAAACTTCCATTATTATAATCAACTACTCACTCGCGTGTATAAAATTCTGTTTTTGACTGTGACAAAAATGGGGTAAACATTCTTTAAATTTGTCATATTATGTAAAGCATCCAACGGGAAAACTTTTATCtattaaagagaaaatatatattgcaAAGTAATGACATATATGTTACAATGGATTATAGGTTTTTGGGTATCGCATGGCCAAGTCCTGTGACAGTGGATTTGCTGTTGTGTAATATGAAACTACTATATGAAGATATGTTTTATGAAACCTCAATATTTTTTGAAGAACTATCTGGAccttttattgaaaaataactttttcgGTTTTCCTTCCCCTCCCTGAATTTATCTAATTTAACAGAACTATGTACAGATATGGGTTTCTATATTTGCAATGTTTGCTGTGTAAATGGAAACGTATTACTGGATGAGCTGGGTTTATCAAACGGAGCGCTGTTTATTTGGATTATCTTGTTGCTAAACACCGGCATGTCCCACTTCAAACTTGTCAggacatttgtcattttaacctTTGCcgcctgatgttttttttcatatatatatatatatatatattctcatcTTTCTTAAAGCTTTTACATGCATTTACATGATACAGATGGTTTCAGTTTTCAAGTCCCCTTAAATCACAGGACGAGATTTCCACTGGCTGGTTTGTGATGAGCTGCAGTAAATCACACGCTGTACTGGAGCTCGGTTATCAGTGTCGTGAACCATCGTTTGTATCTTTAGTACCAAAGTAGAAAAAGCTGAAATGTTTACAATATCTCTGCACAGTCTGGGAATCATATGAACATACAGCAGTAGGTCTATGTTGActccttctccttttttcttttttttttactgtatcaGTTACTacttaaaaagtgaaaacattggGAAACAACAATTTCCACAACACACGAGATGGTAATGAGTATTAATCAGTAACATTTCAAAGGGGAAAGCAGCAGTACTCCATCACCTGTTGTTTGGgtacacaaacagctgctcctCCCTGCAGGAGAGCCCGATGGATGAATGTAACAGATACTTATTCTGATCTGTCTATGGCagcttttatgtgttttttcaaggaaatatttatttgctgttttttgccGACTGTTCTATTtcgtttgtttctgttttgttttaatatttcttccAGTGTATTATATCGCATAACGTTTGATCCAATACGTGCAGGAAAGTAGTTTGTCATTCGGCCGGGCCTTGTTGCTTGCtgaaaggttttgttttatttccaacTGCTAGGCTGTTAAAATCTTTTTGTATATTGTGAAAGCTACTTACCAGACGAATATCAACATGCTAGAGTAAAATTTGAGAATGTGAAACTGAATCCTCTGACTTACTGGCTGTGAATTTGTaaatcatgattttttttattttgttttttgttttttcgaGGAAATAGAAGATTAGATTTTTCATTGTAAGTTGTTTATATAACTTATTCCAAACAGGCTCATGATGATTCATTGCATGTTTATGATCAAGTGCTAGGTGTTTAAtttcctaaataaataaataaaaagtttatttgaaaGTATATTGTACTAGTATAGTAAATCGGTAGGTCCAGGGCTAAAGCGATATTGTAAGAAGAAATATTGACTGACGTTGAAAATTGTTATAACAATCACAATGCATAAATGTTTGTCCCAATTCAAGGAAACAAACTTCCCAAGTAGCAGATcttctttattttaacagttCTGTTAGACAAGCGTGCGTCTAAGTTTCGTGAAGATTTTGAATTAGAATAACCAGCAAATCAGCTCGAGAAAAtagagatgagtgtgtgttttatctgaaTATTAAGAGTATTTAACAGTTGATGGTGCTAATTCTCCAGTTGGGTGCCATTGAATCATTGTAGAAGAAGAGGCAGTTGAAAACATAACAGagataaacaatatatttttgttcAATACATCGAAGTATTTCCTCAAAGATTTCAATTCCTTGTCAAATTTCAGGGTGATTCCACTGAAGttcttttacacacaaactgaaaacgcCAATGAACGACAGCACATTCAAACGCATACAACTAAGTCATACTTTATTGTGTTGGACAGCTGTAATACAACTCTGTGGTGCTttaaacaaaccacaaacatcaTTTCCATAATTGTTATTTCCAATAGTGTGATTACGACCTACTTTTTGAGGCACATATATGCAAGATAAGGACTTGCATCTAAATTTCTCTTCCCTTGGAGTGTCAACAAATATTAAACACGCCTcatcaattaataaaaatgaaaaaaataaagcattaaTGATATATTGCTATGCATGTGCTGTGAATTGAGATAGCAGAGCTGACCCTATGGAATGAATCTATCTTGTGACATATTTTTCCCTGTCATATTACGTTCAttgtgtgaaagtgtgtcacGATGCTGTTATTATTCATTAATGTGAAATGAAACATTCATGAGCCTGATGTGAATGTGTTATGTAAGCACCTTGTAAAATGTTAACTTGGTTGTCTGACTTAATATTTCAACCGCCTTAAGATTTCTGGGATACGTGTACAAGTGTAAAATCCCTTTTGTTTTACGTTGATACCGTTGATGAGTCTccatttgttgttatttttataaaaagtaTTTCAGTATCCTCTGAGAGCTGTCAGGTTTCTAGTTCATTTAGCTATTTAGCGACATGTTTTTTATACTGCATATTGTAGCACTTATGTGTCTAATAAGAGTTTAAAGTGTTGAGAAAAACCTTTAGAGAGATCAACTGTTGTTGTTCAAGtgcatcaaaaacaaacaagagcacaaaatgtgtttattttgtaattatttcTTAAATACTATGttatctgctttcagacaaagTACTGTGAAATAAAGTTAAGGGTGCACATACAGCACACACTCTTTATTATGACTTCATcactttaaagctgctctaaCGGGGCACCGTCCGCTGGATCTGGCTCCGCCACGTTCAAGGCCTGTTGCAGGTGTCGGAGAGCAAAGTGTCACCAGTGTAATAAAGTCCACCACAACTCCATGACCAGAGTTATTTTACGTGCAGGAGCATTTCGAGGGACTTTAGAGGCCCCCGGCAAAAGGGACCCCCTCCCCAGTGGTAAAGAAATCCAGCTTCATTTGTTTCACTGGATCACTGTATTTTTTCTTACACATATTAATATTtaagagttttaaaaacatctatTAATGGTGAGGTGGCCAAATGTTCctaatattgattttttttaaagaactgtAATGAGGATCgatattttattaaaacttaaattattattttacagtgcTTTAATCTAAAACTATAAACCCTTAATGTTGTTGTTCCGCACTGCACGCTCTCTGCTCTGTATCAATCTGGCCAATGTTATATCATTCTAGCTCACAAAagtatattatttcatatttttacagcCAGTTTATTTAGTATTCTATGATGCAATGCATTTGCTACTGACTTTGCCTGAAACATGTACAGGaatgtgtcatgtttgttcTCAGTGAGgtagaaagagaaaacaaaatattataGAGATTATAGTTCTGACAACTCTCTGATCACAAATAATAAACAACTAGATTCacaacatatttacatttactttcacATTTCTCTGTTCTTCTGTCAGAAAACAACGAGGATTGAATTCAGACATACATCTGATGTTGACTAACAATCCAGCTGCAGCACTGCAGATagaataattattttatgaCCATGACAgcatcacacaaacagaaaaatacaggtttaaccttttcaaaatatattgtCCCACCACAGGGATACATTGGCCTTGGCAGTGCAGCTCTAAGTGTGTTTTGGTCTGGACTCAGTCTTTTTTACGTTTTGACAGGTCTGAGTCTCCAGATTCCATCTGTGCAAAGCATTTTAGGATCCATATATCAACTGCAACAGCTGTTgacacaaggggggggggggggggggggccagagTTGTGGCTACGACTCCAAAATGTTTAACTCAAAAGTTACGACCACAGGCCCGATATTCCCTTTATTTATGCCAAAACATTTCTAATGTGCTAATGTCTCTGCTACTTTGATTCAGTGTCTCTCGTACTCATTCTGAATCTTTGGTTGTAAAATTTAAAGAGTTACCTTTCAGAGGGGGGCCAGGGTTACGGCTGCAATCAAACTTGATGAGGAACAgttacttttttatttgcagtaCATTATTCTGGGTCTTGTACACAAAAATGAGGGTGTCCGGTGTCAGATGCCAGGTTAATGACAGCTGTGCTGTGTGATAAGTTATAtttgccatttaaaaacaacaagtggtggcagtaaaaaaaacatctgttggTGCATGGAAATGagctgtaaatgttttgttcagTATGTCGTGATGGAGGCGTGACCGAGCCAGAGGACGACCAGAAGAGAGATCCagggaaattaaaatgtaacGAGGCCTTATTTCAGCAAAGTAGGAAATATTGGAAGCAGGAGCATTTCAAGAGACTTTGGAGGTCCTCGGCAAAAGGGACCTGAGGGGCCCcacatcaa is a window from the Hippoglossus hippoglossus isolate fHipHip1 chromosome 8, fHipHip1.pri, whole genome shotgun sequence genome containing:
- the elfn1a gene encoding protein ELFN1, whose translation is MTLREAPMACGLGVVMSALFWSVAIVYLTHIGRVSGDCWLIEGEKGFVWLAICSQNQPPYEAIPQHINSTIVDLRLNENKIKSIHYSALSRFANLTYLNLTKNEISYIEDGAFSAQFNLQVLQMGFNKLRNLTEGILRGLGKLQYLYLQANLIETVTPNAFWECPNIENIDLSMNRIQQLDGSTFTSLNKLTTCELYTNPFNCSCELLGFVKWLSVFPNRTNERMVCDSPPGVSGFSLLSQNPNNPTYRNALHMLKTVCTDDYVTPFIALPTDSSTPPPDSTLCGLEDCPSGTEPDDITISATYSTVEVTPQMKVKQVTNTGATITVQIPHPFKKMYILILYNNSFFTEIRNLRDITEDIELKNLKPHTNYTYCVASIRNSLRHNHTCLTVTTGPRAEKDRAVNNATATHYIMTILGCLFSMVIFLGVVYYCLRRKRQQDEKHKKAGTLKKNIMELKYGQEMEGGTISRMSQKQLLAGESMARMPYLPSAAEMEQYKFQEISDTPKMMKGNYMEVRSMEHHERRECDMGMPGNSQGSVAEISTIAKEVDKVNQIINNCIDALKSESTSFQGVKSGAVSTAEPQLVLISEHPQNKSSLLSPVYTDSYHHSLQRHRTSDVSPKRPSTATGGPMRSPRPYRTESKYIEKTSPTGETILTVTPAATILRAEAEKIRHYSDHRHSYPDAQIEELEGPDGHKSSMLDPLTHTRSRDLAYSQLSSQYHNLSYSSSPEYYCKPSHSIWERFKLHRKRHKDDEYMAAGHALRKKVQFAKDEDLHDILDYWKGVSAQQKS